DNA sequence from the Cohnella herbarum genome:
GCGATCATTTCTTTGGCCTCCGTGAACGGACCATCCAGCACTTTCGCTTTGCCTCCGGGCTCCGGATAGGATATCCGAATTCCGCTAGAACTCGGTTGCAGGCCGTCGGCAGCCAATAACACGCCCGCTTTCACCAATTCCTCGTTATATTTCTGCATCGCTTCAATAAGTTCTTGGCTAGGCGGCAATCCCGCCTCTGAATCCGTTGTCGCTTTTACGATCATCATAAATCTCATTTTCGATTTCCTCCTCTTTTTTATATAAACCTGGGCGGCGAACAATCCTGTGACGATGAAATTAGAGCTCTGAATCCAACCCGCATCACCCAACGTTAGAGAACTGATGGCATGAATCTTAAT
Encoded proteins:
- a CDS encoding YciI family protein, whose protein sequence is MRFMMIVKATTDSEAGLPPSQELIEAMQKYNEELVKAGVLLAADGLQPSSSGIRISYPEPGGKAKVLDGPFTEAKEMIAGYTLIEVKSREEAIEWALRMPDPHGYGQGEIELRQVYEFEDIMEDSKTQERETELRKQVEERKKA